In the Verrucomicrobiia bacterium genome, one interval contains:
- the dnaG gene encoding DNA primase: MQDAKEEVRSRLNIEDVIGEYVQLKRAGRNFKGLSPFSQEKTPSFFVSPEKHIWHDFSSNKGGDIFSFVMEVEGLDFRGALEHLARKAGVDLSLYQSSAHQGLAKKKRRVQEALNLAANYYQHSLLKNQHALEYVFKKRHLSKEMVQDFKIGYAPSTGDALKQFLLKKGFRTDELKDAGLLSSRSGDMFRGRMTVPLMDGQGEVIGFTARLIADDPKAPKYINTPQTILYDKSRHVFGLHLAKEAIRQADYAVIVEGNLDVVSSHQVGVRQVVATAGTALTEYHLKVLSRLSGNIRLAFDADRAGVAATERAIPIAQTIGVQLAIITLPDGAKDPDELIQNGPDVWQRTIEAAEPAIDWVLKQYQARYDTSTAEGKRKFSSDALALITKLSDEVEKEHYMQQVAQLTGASIEALAEKAKRTASPAAATTLKVVKTSPTGPDPYAYQDNLLAVLLSDTAARETLKKTSSECFNGSHRQKLAAFLTASQAIFTSEIPEDLQEMSDYVKMLLLKVDARYAVWSAQERYHEAAKLVRQVQTEHLKQTKQQLMQALQEAEIQHDEAAAVKLRTELNKLIKEQVNAKK; this comes from the coding sequence ATGCAAGATGCAAAAGAAGAGGTGAGGAGCCGACTTAACATCGAGGACGTTATTGGTGAATACGTCCAACTTAAGCGTGCCGGCCGAAACTTTAAGGGACTTAGTCCATTTTCGCAAGAAAAAACACCCAGTTTTTTTGTCAGTCCCGAAAAACATATCTGGCACGATTTTTCCAGCAACAAGGGTGGTGATATCTTTAGCTTTGTCATGGAGGTAGAAGGGTTAGATTTCCGCGGGGCGCTCGAGCATCTGGCGCGTAAAGCCGGAGTCGATTTAAGTTTGTATCAATCGAGTGCACATCAAGGGCTTGCCAAAAAGAAACGTCGGGTGCAAGAAGCGCTGAATCTAGCCGCTAATTACTACCAGCATTCCCTGCTTAAAAACCAGCACGCCTTAGAGTATGTCTTCAAAAAACGTCACCTCAGTAAGGAAATGGTGCAAGATTTTAAAATTGGCTACGCACCAAGCACCGGTGATGCGCTGAAACAGTTCCTTCTAAAAAAAGGTTTTCGTACTGATGAGCTAAAAGACGCGGGACTGCTTTCCTCACGCAGTGGCGACATGTTCCGCGGCCGCATGACGGTGCCGCTAATGGACGGCCAAGGGGAGGTGATCGGGTTTACGGCGCGGCTCATTGCCGACGATCCGAAGGCGCCGAAGTATATCAACACGCCCCAAACCATTCTATATGATAAAAGTCGTCATGTTTTTGGCCTGCACCTAGCAAAAGAAGCCATCCGGCAAGCCGATTATGCAGTGATTGTTGAAGGAAACCTCGATGTAGTCAGCAGCCACCAAGTTGGAGTGCGGCAAGTGGTGGCCACTGCCGGCACCGCACTTACCGAATACCATTTAAAAGTACTCAGTCGCCTTAGTGGTAACATCCGGCTGGCGTTTGATGCCGATCGTGCTGGGGTGGCAGCCACCGAACGCGCCATCCCAATTGCGCAAACGATTGGCGTGCAACTGGCAATCATAACCCTACCAGATGGCGCCAAAGATCCGGACGAGCTCATTCAAAATGGTCCTGATGTCTGGCAGCGAACAATTGAGGCTGCCGAACCAGCGATTGATTGGGTATTAAAGCAGTACCAAGCTCGCTACGATACTTCAACCGCCGAAGGTAAGCGCAAGTTTAGCTCTGATGCCCTCGCTCTCATTACAAAGCTAAGTGATGAAGTTGAAAAAGAGCATTACATGCAGCAAGTAGCGCAGCTCACCGGCGCTTCGATTGAGGCGTTGGCAGAAAAGGCTAAACGAACGGCAAGTCCTGCAGCAGCAACTACCCTTAAAGTGGTAAAAACTTCACCAACTGGCCCAGACCCTTATGCCTATCAGGACAACTTACTGGCCGTGTTATTATCTGATACTGCAGCCCGCGAAACCCTAAAAAAAACCAGTAGTGAGTGCTTTAATGGCTCACATCGACAAAAACTAGCCGCATTTTTAACCGCATCGCAAGCTATTTTTACCTCAGAAATCCCCGAAGACTTGCAAGAAATGTCAGATTATGTGAAAATGTTACTATTGAAAGTCGACGCCCGATACGCTGTCTGGAGCGCCCAAGAGCGCTACCACGAAGCAGCAAAACTCGTCAGACAAGTACAAACCGAACACCTTAAACAAACAAAACAGCAACTTATGCAGGCACTTCAAGAGGCTGAGATTCAGCACGACGAAGCTGCAGCCGTTAAGTTGCGCACAGAATTGAACAAATTAATTAAGGAGCAAGTGAATGCCAAAAAGTGA
- the polA gene encoding DNA polymerase I, with amino-acid sequence MTYSKRLVIIDGKSVFYRGYYAMPTLATKDGTPTGGVYGFAVMALEVVKKLKPDYVCVAWDKSKTNIRARRELYPAYKANRKPAPPDFYEQIPILQDLLKALGWPLYEADDVEADDIMGAFAKQAGQQGIESYLVTSDLDVLQLVNEHTHIYTLKKGLSNIELFNVASFEQKYGVSAQRWVDVKALKGDSSDNIPGVAGIGEKTALELIKTYHSLDGVYEHLDELKPALKTKLEAGKDMAFLSKKLVTLITDMPLQIGLEDCKFSGDITPEFVAMLRKLEFKALLTRVEAQFAPGAIQAAEAKVSTLESAQAVPFIETDFASGQPRVVALSPDASRLWVSSGKSSFSVVTLLAADEQTPLDAAGQLEYREIASVLQNGQLVGHDLNRLFHALLDKGYDLPANPIHDTKIGAFLLNSLERSRELSDLAGQTIDMAAPEQVIPAIWEAYTDQKVQLDELPALSKLATEIEFPTIALLAKIEARGILLDVPYLKDMSEKFAVRIKEFEAKIHELAGQAFNIGSPTQLGHILFEVLGLPTQGVKKGKTGYSTGANELDKLRALHPIIDLITQYREYTKLKSTYIDALPKLVDENNRLHTTFALDVAATGRLSSRDPNLQNIPTRTDIGQAIRSAFLPAEGNVFVSADYSQFELRLAAVMANDTELQKDFNNGQDIHTTTAAEVYGVPITEVTKAQRRNAKVVNFGVLYGMSPHGLSVATGMTRDEAKAFIDKYFELRAPIRAYIDQTIQKAMQDGYVETLLGRRRPAPDLKSSNFVVREAAKRAAANMPIQGTEADLMKLAMLKLEEELDGLGQQLLQIHDSILVETPRQNAEKVAQILKQTMENIYPLPVQLKVDVSIGNNWGEL; translated from the coding sequence ATGACTTATTCAAAACGGCTAGTAATTATAGACGGCAAATCGGTATTTTACCGTGGCTATTACGCAATGCCCACCCTTGCTACCAAAGACGGCACCCCGACTGGCGGTGTGTATGGCTTTGCGGTGATGGCGCTCGAGGTAGTAAAGAAACTAAAACCCGATTACGTGTGTGTTGCCTGGGACAAATCCAAAACCAATATCCGGGCTCGTCGCGAGCTGTATCCGGCGTATAAAGCCAACCGTAAGCCGGCACCGCCAGATTTTTACGAGCAAATTCCTATTTTGCAAGATCTCCTTAAGGCACTTGGTTGGCCTCTGTATGAAGCCGACGATGTCGAAGCCGACGACATTATGGGCGCTTTTGCCAAGCAAGCCGGCCAGCAGGGTATCGAAAGCTACCTAGTAACCAGTGATCTCGATGTGCTGCAGCTGGTTAATGAACACACGCACATTTATACACTCAAAAAAGGCCTCAGCAACATTGAGCTCTTTAATGTTGCATCTTTTGAACAAAAATATGGGGTGAGCGCTCAGCGATGGGTGGATGTAAAAGCCCTAAAAGGCGATAGTAGTGATAATATCCCAGGGGTGGCGGGGATTGGCGAAAAAACCGCTCTAGAATTAATCAAGACCTACCACAGCCTTGATGGGGTATATGAGCACCTCGATGAACTAAAACCGGCGCTAAAGACCAAGTTAGAAGCCGGCAAGGATATGGCTTTTTTGAGTAAAAAATTGGTCACCCTTATTACCGATATGCCGCTCCAAATTGGGCTCGAAGACTGCAAATTTAGCGGCGATATTACCCCAGAGTTCGTAGCGATGCTTCGTAAGCTTGAGTTTAAGGCTTTACTCACGCGAGTAGAGGCCCAGTTTGCCCCGGGGGCTATTCAGGCTGCCGAAGCTAAAGTGTCAACGCTTGAGTCCGCACAAGCTGTACCATTTATTGAGACTGATTTTGCCTCTGGTCAGCCACGAGTAGTTGCCCTCAGCCCCGATGCCTCTCGGCTGTGGGTAAGCAGTGGAAAAAGCAGCTTCTCAGTGGTGACGTTATTAGCTGCCGACGAGCAAACACCCCTGGATGCCGCCGGCCAATTAGAATATCGCGAAATAGCGTCAGTGCTCCAAAACGGGCAGTTAGTCGGCCACGATTTGAACCGTCTTTTCCACGCGCTACTTGATAAAGGCTACGATCTTCCCGCTAATCCCATACACGATACTAAAATTGGGGCTTTCTTGCTGAATAGCCTCGAAAGAAGCCGGGAACTGAGCGACCTAGCCGGCCAAACAATCGATATGGCAGCGCCCGAACAAGTAATTCCAGCAATCTGGGAGGCCTACACCGATCAAAAAGTCCAACTTGATGAGCTGCCGGCACTTTCTAAGCTCGCAACTGAAATCGAATTTCCAACGATTGCGCTACTTGCAAAAATTGAAGCTCGAGGAATTCTGCTTGATGTGCCGTATCTGAAGGATATGAGTGAAAAATTTGCGGTTCGCATAAAAGAGTTCGAGGCTAAGATCCACGAGCTGGCGGGTCAAGCATTCAATATCGGTTCGCCCACGCAGCTCGGCCACATTTTATTTGAAGTGCTTGGCCTGCCCACTCAGGGCGTAAAAAAAGGCAAAACTGGCTATTCTACCGGGGCAAATGAGCTCGATAAACTACGGGCATTGCACCCAATTATCGACCTTATTACGCAGTACCGCGAATACACTAAACTTAAAAGCACCTATATCGACGCCCTGCCGAAACTGGTTGATGAAAATAATCGATTGCATACTACTTTTGCGCTCGATGTTGCCGCCACCGGGCGCCTTAGTTCGCGCGATCCAAACCTGCAAAACATCCCCACCCGCACCGATATTGGTCAGGCAATCCGCAGCGCCTTCCTGCCAGCCGAGGGTAATGTGTTCGTTAGCGCCGACTATTCACAATTTGAGCTACGCCTCGCCGCGGTAATGGCCAACGACACCGAGCTACAAAAAGACTTCAACAACGGTCAAGATATCCACACAACTACGGCCGCCGAAGTCTACGGCGTACCAATAACAGAAGTAACGAAAGCCCAGCGCCGTAACGCCAAGGTGGTCAACTTCGGGGTGTTGTACGGCATGAGCCCGCATGGCTTAAGCGTGGCCACCGGCATGACCCGGGACGAAGCCAAAGCCTTCATTGATAAATACTTTGAACTCCGTGCGCCAATTCGCGCCTACATCGATCAGACGATCCAAAAAGCTATGCAAGACGGTTATGTTGAAACCCTGCTTGGTCGCCGTCGTCCAGCTCCTGATTTAAAGTCGAGCAACTTTGTTGTTCGCGAAGCTGCCAAACGGGCAGCAGCCAATATGCCAATTCAGGGCACCGAGGCCGATCTTATGAAGCTTGCTATGCTCAAGCTTGAAGAGGAGTTAGACGGTTTAGGCCAGCAGTTGCTTCAAATCCACGACTCAATCCTGGTTGAAACGCCACGCCAAAATGCCGAAAAAGTAGCTCAAATCCTTAAGCAAACCATGGAGAACATTTATCCACTGCCGGTACAGCTGAAGGTTGACGTTTCGATTGGTAATAACTGGGGTGAGCTATAA
- the rpoD gene encoding RNA polymerase sigma factor RpoD, producing the protein MPKSDETKDLPVDDFAVTDDAIPALDDDIEPIGDELEEEGWEDDPTAGGSYLDDISDDSVRLYLREIGKIPLLNPEEELELAQKVVQGDKRAKDKMAEANMRLVVSIAKRYSGRGLDFLDLIQEGNTGLLRAVEKFDPDKGFKFSTYATWWIRQAITRAIADQARTIRIPVHMVETINKLLRTQRRLTQELNREPTIEELAKELEMEPDKVEYVMKIKQDITSLDAGVGRDGEEEETSLGDFVEDEEGKSPVDVATSQLLREQVQSILSTLTEREQKIIKMRFGLDDDKSHTLEEVGQEFSVTRERIRQIEAKALAKLRKHKDAKKLHEYLQ; encoded by the coding sequence ATGCCAAAAAGTGATGAAACCAAGGACCTCCCCGTTGACGATTTTGCGGTAACAGATGATGCAATTCCAGCGCTCGATGACGATATCGAACCGATAGGTGACGAACTTGAAGAAGAGGGTTGGGAAGACGATCCTACGGCAGGCGGTTCGTATCTCGATGATATTTCCGACGACTCGGTCCGTCTTTATCTGCGCGAAATTGGTAAAATCCCCCTATTAAACCCGGAAGAAGAGCTTGAACTAGCGCAAAAAGTAGTCCAGGGAGACAAACGTGCCAAAGATAAAATGGCCGAAGCAAACATGCGATTGGTGGTATCGATTGCTAAGCGATACAGTGGCCGTGGCCTCGACTTTCTTGATTTGATTCAAGAGGGTAATACCGGCTTGCTGCGTGCGGTCGAAAAGTTTGATCCAGATAAGGGTTTTAAATTCTCGACCTACGCTACTTGGTGGATCCGCCAGGCTATCACTCGCGCTATTGCCGACCAAGCCCGGACCATCCGTATTCCGGTGCATATGGTTGAAACAATTAACAAGCTACTCCGAACACAGCGTCGTCTGACTCAGGAGCTGAACCGCGAGCCGACTATTGAGGAACTTGCCAAAGAGCTCGAGATGGAACCAGACAAGGTAGAGTATGTCATGAAAATTAAGCAGGACATCACCAGCCTTGATGCCGGTGTCGGCCGCGACGGCGAAGAAGAAGAGACATCGCTTGGTGACTTTGTTGAAGATGAAGAAGGGAAGAGCCCGGTAGATGTTGCTACGAGCCAGTTGCTCCGGGAACAAGTTCAGTCTATCCTAAGCACCCTTACCGAGCGCGAACAAAAGATCATCAAAATGCGGTTTGGCCTCGATGACGACAAAAGCCACACTCTCGAAGAAGTTGGTCAGGAATTTAGCGTTACCCGCGAGCGCATCCGCCAGATTGAAGCGAAAGCTTTAGCTAAACTGCGTAAACACAAAGACGCCAAGAAGCTGCACGAATACTTGCAGTAA
- a CDS encoding NUDIX domain-containing protein encodes MERPFQEPMPSFVELRKKIGYPDVPMPGIRDWNIDLPQYRPTYYTAEKVQQHASQPETPNWHALTFRSYEGEVQRDALGRPLNPAGRTGIEGRGKLWKWGPNFASDAILTREIDSQIEALVIERQDTGQLAFPGGFDEGQDSRQSAERELFEEARISYNMLQSEPLFVGVAATSLRNTDNAWIETAAHYAHVGKEGQLLVPRPADDAKSAMWLPLAAIDICRMSDAHASYTVLLKNRFGMTA; translated from the coding sequence ATGGAGCGCCCATTTCAAGAGCCAATGCCGTCGTTTGTTGAACTGCGCAAAAAGATCGGTTATCCAGACGTGCCAATGCCCGGGATCCGTGATTGGAATATCGATCTACCACAGTATCGGCCGACTTATTACACTGCCGAGAAGGTGCAACAACACGCCAGCCAGCCTGAAACTCCTAACTGGCACGCATTAACATTCCGAAGCTATGAAGGTGAGGTACAGCGCGATGCTCTTGGCCGTCCGCTTAACCCTGCAGGACGGACCGGTATTGAAGGTCGTGGAAAGTTATGGAAGTGGGGACCAAATTTCGCTAGCGACGCCATTCTAACGCGCGAGATCGATAGTCAGATTGAGGCGCTGGTTATTGAACGGCAAGATACAGGTCAGCTAGCATTTCCGGGCGGGTTTGATGAAGGTCAAGATTCGCGCCAGTCTGCCGAAAGAGAGCTGTTTGAAGAAGCAAGAATTTCCTATAATATGCTACAATCTGAACCGTTGTTTGTTGGCGTGGCGGCAACTTCACTACGGAACACTGATAATGCCTGGATCGAAACAGCCGCGCATTATGCTCATGTTGGAAAAGAGGGGCAGCTACTCGTTCCTCGCCCGGCCGATGACGCGAAGAGTGCGATGTGGTTGCCACTGGCAGCTATAGACATTTGCCGTATGAGCGATGCGCACGCGAGCTATACCGTGCTATTAAAAAACAGATTTGGAATGACGGCCTAA
- a CDS encoding AAA family ATPase translates to MQQISKKHPLVIAFVGMPGAGKSSCVEFLKEKGYPSVYFGGITLDEVKRRGLEPTQANERIVREDLRIMGGNDIYAKMMAEQIEHLADAGQLRIVADGLYTWPEYKYFKKHFGHNAIIIAVTAPRWLRHERLAKRPVRPLAPQEAALRDYTEIETLEKGGPIANADYTLSNDGSVEEIHKQLDALLRKIKFYEQ, encoded by the coding sequence ATGCAACAGATTTCAAAAAAACATCCCCTGGTTATCGCTTTTGTCGGTATGCCTGGCGCCGGAAAAAGCTCGTGCGTTGAATTTTTAAAAGAAAAGGGCTATCCTTCAGTCTATTTTGGTGGCATTACCCTTGACGAAGTAAAGCGCCGCGGCCTAGAACCAACTCAGGCGAATGAACGAATTGTTCGCGAAGATTTGCGGATTATGGGTGGTAACGACATTTACGCTAAAATGATGGCCGAACAGATTGAACACCTAGCCGACGCTGGCCAGCTACGCATTGTAGCAGATGGATTGTATACTTGGCCGGAATATAAATACTTCAAGAAGCATTTTGGCCATAATGCAATTATTATCGCTGTTACCGCTCCGCGCTGGCTACGCCACGAACGCTTAGCCAAACGGCCAGTTCGCCCACTGGCTCCTCAAGAAGCAGCCCTGCGCGACTACACCGAAATTGAGACCCTTGAAAAAGGTGGTCCGATTGCGAATGCTGATTACACCCTGAGTAACGATGGCAGCGTTGAAGAAATACATAAACAGCTCGACGCATTGCTGCGTAAAATAAAGTTTTACGAACAGTAA